The Marinitoga sp. 1197 genome contains a region encoding:
- a CDS encoding transglycosylase SLT domain-containing protein, translating to MKLKELFNIIASVKKYPPLDILSLAFAESSFNPTARNPATNAVGLYQMTPWAIKRVRAEDMNIFDPIIATKVVCNFLDLIEEMDLYKLDEYKNTKFYQYLSDFERLAILYHYGLMGAKSRFKLNFVNKQDKETLIYISNIRKGKLIALELIQCGLLKI from the coding sequence ATGAAATTAAAAGAATTGTTCAATATAATAGCATCTGTAAAAAAATATCCCCCCCTTGATATATTATCTTTAGCTTTTGCAGAAAGTTCTTTTAATCCAACCGCACGTAACCCCGCAACAAATGCGGTTGGACTTTATCAAATGACCCCATGGGCAATTAAAAGAGTTAGAGCAGAAGATATGAATATATTTGATCCTATTATTGCAACAAAAGTTGTATGCAATTTTTTAGATTTAATTGAAGAAATGGATTTATACAAGCTTGATGAATACAAAAATACAAAATTTTATCAATATTTAAGCGATTTTGAAAGATTGGCTATTTTGTATCATTACGGATTAATGGGAGCAAAGAGTAGATTTAAATTAAATTTCGTGAATAAACAAGATAAAGAAACTCTGATTTATATTTCTAATATTAGAAAAGGTAAGCTAATTGCATTGGAGTTGATACAATGTGGACTCTTAAAGATTTAA